From Pseudomonas sp. stari2:
TGCTGGGCGAGATGAGCAAACAGGATCCGGCGCAGTGGGACCAGATGCTCGACGTCAACGTGAAAGGCCTGCTCAACGGCGTGCATGCGGTGGTCGCCGGAATGATCGAGCGCAAGCACGGCACGATCATCAACGTCAGCTCGGTGGCCGGGCGCAAGACGTTCCCGAACCATGTGGCGTACGTCGGCACCAAGTTCGCGGTGCACGGGTTGTCGGAAAACCTGCGTGAAGAGTTGTCGCCGCATAACGTGCGGGTGACCACGATTGCACCGGGGGCGGTGGAAACCGAGTTGTTGAGCCACACCACGGATGAGGCGATCAAGACTGGCTATCAGGCGTGGAAGCAGGACATGGGCGGCACAGTGTTGAGCGCCGAGGATGTGGCGACGGCGATTGCTTATGCGTATGGGCAGCCGCAGGGGGTTTGTATCCGCGAGATTGTGATGGCGGCTACTCGGCAGCAGGCCTGAGCCATCTTTTCTAAAGGCGATTGCTCGGCGCCAGTTCCTGCAATCGCCCTTCAATA
This genomic window contains:
- a CDS encoding SDR family oxidoreductase, encoding MSKPLIIITGASSGIGEATARRLSAAGHPLLLLARRIERLEALALPNTLSRRVDITDRAALLAAVAEAEARFGPADALINNAGVMLLGEMSKQDPAQWDQMLDVNVKGLLNGVHAVVAGMIERKHGTIINVSSVAGRKTFPNHVAYVGTKFAVHGLSENLREELSPHNVRVTTIAPGAVETELLSHTTDEAIKTGYQAWKQDMGGTVLSAEDVATAIAYAYGQPQGVCIREIVMAATRQQA